A DNA window from Trichosurus vulpecula isolate mTriVul1 chromosome 2, mTriVul1.pri, whole genome shotgun sequence contains the following coding sequences:
- the LOC118840122 gene encoding V-type proton ATPase subunit G 1-like: MASQSQGIQQLLQAEKRASEKILEARRRKVERLKQAKEEAQNEVEQYRLKRETEFKAKEAEALGSQGASSVELEKETEVKIAVIQEQFKKNKEAVVEFLLDLVYRVQPKLRETKIIV; the protein is encoded by the coding sequence ATGGCCAGCCAGTCGCAGGGCATCCAGCAGCTTCTGCAGGCAGAAAAGCGAGCTTCCGAAAAGATTTTAGAAGCCCGCAGGAGAAAGGTGGAGAGACTGAAGCAGGCCAAGGAAGAAGCCCAGAACGAGGTGGAACAGTACAGACTGAAGAGGGAGACCGAATTTAAGgccaaggaagctgaggcccttGGTAGCCAAGGCGCGTCCAGCGTCGAATTAGAGAAGGAAACCGAGGTGAAAATAGCCGTAATCCAGGAGCAGTTCAAGAAGAACAAGGAGGCGGTTGTGGAATTCCTGTTGGATTTGGTCTATCGAGTTCAGCCCAAATTGCGTGAAACCAAAATCATTGTATAa